One segment of Acidobacteriota bacterium DNA contains the following:
- a CDS encoding ABC transporter substrate-binding protein, with protein MRVVSLLASGTEIVCALGAGDALVGRSHECDNPEWVRTLPVCTQPAFDVTRSSREIDADVKRRLRAGEPLYHVDGDLIDRLTPDLLIAQIHCDVCAVTPADVRRSGCSAPATQVVSLSAGRLADIYDGIRSVAHALGREQAGDVLVAGMQRRISAVSESVRGRPRPTVVMVEWTEPVFTSGNWGPELIEAAGGAPLLGEPGVHSTAVAWERVLEADPDYIVVAPCGFGLERTLQEIPTLERLPHWFELRAVKGGRVALADGNRYFNRSGTTIVETVEILAEILHGDRVRRHWRGRAWNDNPFSAD; from the coding sequence ATGCGAGTCGTCTCCTTGCTGGCGAGCGGCACGGAAATCGTGTGTGCCCTGGGCGCCGGCGACGCGCTCGTGGGGCGCTCGCACGAGTGCGACAACCCCGAGTGGGTACGCACGCTCCCCGTGTGCACTCAGCCGGCGTTCGACGTCACGCGGTCCAGCCGCGAGATCGATGCGGACGTGAAACGGCGGCTGCGGGCTGGCGAGCCTCTGTACCACGTTGACGGCGACCTGATCGACCGATTGACGCCTGACCTCCTGATCGCGCAGATCCACTGCGACGTCTGTGCGGTCACGCCGGCCGACGTGCGGCGATCCGGCTGCTCGGCGCCGGCGACACAGGTGGTTTCGCTCTCGGCCGGCCGTCTCGCGGATATCTACGACGGGATTCGATCCGTGGCGCACGCGCTCGGTCGGGAGCAGGCCGGGGACGTGCTCGTGGCCGGCATGCAGAGACGCATCAGTGCGGTGAGCGAGAGCGTACGGGGCCGCCCCCGGCCGACCGTCGTGATGGTGGAGTGGACCGAGCCGGTCTTTACCTCTGGCAACTGGGGACCGGAACTGATCGAAGCGGCTGGAGGCGCGCCGCTCCTGGGCGAGCCGGGCGTCCACTCGACGGCGGTTGCCTGGGAGCGCGTCCTCGAAGCGGATCCCGACTACATCGTGGTCGCCCCGTGCGGATTCGGCCTCGAGAGGACGCTCCAGGAGATCCCGACCCTCGAGCGCCTGCCCCACTGGTTCGAGCTGCGCGCGGTGAAGGGCGGGCGTGTCGCGCTCGCCGACGGCAATCGGTACTTCAACCGCTCGGGCACGACGATTGTCGAGACCGTGGAGATCCTCGCGGAGATCCTGCACGGCGATCGGGTGCGGCGACACTGGCGCGGCCGCGCGTGGAACGACAACCCTTTCAGTGCGGATTGA